The DNA sequence AATGAGCCTACGTCTGCCATTTATTTGCCTTCCCATAAGTTGCTGCCCCTAGAGACTCAAAGGCCTTTTCCATTATCTTGTCACTTCCCTAAAAATgtgttctttgttgaagatgctatataagccTGAATTCAAGGCCACCTCTTTGAGAATTATTCATTCCCTGGGTGTCTGCTATGTACATATGAAATGTACATGCTAATAcgcttctgtttgtttttctcttgttaaactGTCTTGGGTTACAGGGGTCTGTTCCAGCTAGGAGCTTATGAGGGTTGAGGAAAAAATGACTTTTCCTCCCACACGTAGCCAATGACTGGTAATAACCCAAATACATCAATCAATACAGGAACAGATAAACAGACTGTAGtgtatttatgtaattaaatacTACATAGCAATGACGATTTTTAATTCTATTGATAcccacaacaacatggatgaatttcacagACATTatattgaatgaaagaaaccaaacaaacgGCTCCACTTACATGAAAATTTCAAGACTATGCAAACTAATCGATGGTTAATAGAAGAATCAGAGTTTACCGTGGGTGGGCTGCGTGTTGCCTGGAGGGAGGAAGTCTTGCTCTGTATCTTGACCTGGCTGGTGATCACTTGGGTGTTTATTGTAAGGGAGGGAAAGAATAattttccttctagtcttttgAGTTCTCAGCTGGGACCCAGTAACCCAacacagattaacaagagaaaaacaaacagaagtttactAACATGCATATCTCGTGTAAACCTGGGAGATGCCCAGGCGATCAATAAGTCTCAAAGAGGTGGCTTAGGACTCCCTGTTTATATAACATCTTCAACAGAGAATAATACAATTTTAGAGACATAACAAGGCAAGGGAAAAGGACCCTGATTGTCTAGGGCTGACAAATTGTGGGCAGACAAAACTAATGGCCAGCTAGGGTCAGCAGGAAAAAATAATGGGAAAGTCGTGATGAAAGAGGCTAGTTTGTAAAGATGCCTCCAGTGCTGTCTCTAGGCTGATGGACAAGCCATCTTTGGTCATCAGACTTTGTCTTTTCTGGCAGCGAGGAGAGGAGGGACACTTTTACCCCTGTAGTTCaatgtcctgcttttaggcaaagagggggagggcagagagctttctttgtatctatttcttctcaattgccttcagctcaagaTAATTCTTATGCCAACGTGGCACATTTTGGGGTGACATATTCTGCTACCCTCCGACATAGATGTCAAAACTTATTGAACTGAGTAGTTCATTGCGTGTACTTAATTGTATGTAAACTTCACtgccataaaaaatttaaaaataataatttgcacAGATTTAGCATACCAGAagtgtttcattattattttgattccACATAATCTAAGATCTTTCCATACTTTAATTTCATAAGGTTTCATGATACAAGCAGTAATCTTGTTTTCCACATTCCCAACCAGAAGATCCCTCGGCCCGCGGAGACATGGATTTGGCGTCACACTGCACAGGGTATGCACAAAGTCCGCACTGCGGGCCTTCCTGGGAGGGTAAGAACGTGAGGCTGGCGATGGTTTGCAAAGGTAACGGGaagagcctggtccctggggaaaGGGCTCGCTCTGCTGAGCTGCTGCGGCACCCTCGCGACAAGGAAAAACCACGCTCCGCCGGCACGGCGGTGAAGCGGGCCCTGTCTTCCCGCTGGTCTCCAATATACATGTGGAAATATGGTctcctaggggaaaaaaaattccatggaGCTAAACTAAATATTTTGGAGAGTGAGTCAAGATTTAGGTGCACAGCGTCAGGCAACAGAACTCTAAGGACACAAGTCACCCCACCCTGAGGCCACCTCTGTGAGTCCCATGAAGGCAGGAACTCAGTTTTTTTGGTACATAAACCACCAAGGAAGGCCTTTAGTGTTAACAGATTAATGAATTTAAGCCAAATTGTCAATTAATCAGCAGACCTGGTACCACCGGCCCCCAGCACAATGTGGGCAAGCAGCAGGTATTTGCAGGGTGAATTAGGTGAACTGCTGTATCTCGCGGATCCGGACTGCACGCTTGCCTGACGCAGGAGACGTCGCCGCCCGGTACAGGATGTGCTGAGGCATGTCCATGTGAGACGTTTGGTCTGACTAAGAAACACATGAAGCCAAGCTTCCGCCAGCCACCAAGCACATTAAAAACAACACTCTATAGTCAATGCACAGCAGCGTTGTTGATCTTTGCAGCTATGTATATAATTGCTGTCTGTTTTTATCCAACATGCTGTGCGGAAACACAGATGGGGGGGCTAGACTGAGGCCTCTGTAACATCTGGGGCTCCTCGGCGGGGCTCCCCCTGGCCTTCATCCCGCCCTTCCCCACCACGTGCCCCTGGTGACCTTCTATTCCGTTGACTGATTTACATCTGTTTATTCACTGGgcctttattaattcattaacacTAAAGGGTTTCCTTGGTGGTATATCTGGTTTCGAATCTTTTCCATAGAggattgtgtgcgtgtgtgtgcgtgtgtgtgtgtgtgtgtgtgtgtgcagagagagagattgtttGGAAGGTAAACATATTCACGTGTGTCCGTACACTGTGGTGAGGAAGTCCTGACGCTGACAGATGAGGGGGTGAGCCTCCACGCTCTGACCCCGTCCAGGGCGCCCTCTTTACCTCGCACGTTGCTCTGGAGGAGCCCCCTGTGCTCCGGGGGTTTCAGACCCCTCCCCTGAAGGGTAAAAGGCGGCTCAGGTCTTCTGCAAGGCTCCTGCCAGCTCTGCTGTTCCCTCCAGGCCAGGGCATCTGGGTCATCAGCGTCTGTGTCATCGACAGGCCTCCTGGCTCACTAGCTCAGGTAGCCCTGAAGGACATGCACAAATGGCCCCAGGCAGGAGAAAGCGCCCCAAGTTGTGGGCTTTGCATTCACCTGACACTGCTCTCCCATGACGGCCAAAGTCAACCAGACTGGCAAAGATCCCTTGACCCTTTGTCCTGCACAGTGTTGGGGGAAAGGGGCCTGGGTCCCTTTGTCCCAAACTTCTTCTATGAGGGACCAATCCTGTCTGCTTGAGGGGCCACACAGAACTGGCCAAGAGCAAGGAGAATGTTCCCAACATTGATAATAATTTATTCTGAACTTTTCAATGTGCAGCTCCTGATAGAAGCAAAGGTGCACCCAGAGTAGCCGAATTCAAGGTCATCAAAGTGGAGGACGTCTTATACAAcagggccctgcctccctctgacTCAGCTGAACCTACAtagagctcccctcccccacccatcatCTGGGCTCCTCTTTCTCCTACTTCCCCTGGATCTCTCCCTCCACTGGCCCCAAGTTCCTTGTCTGGAGTAGGATCTTAGCGGTTCCCCACTCCCCCTCCACGGCAGTGCCACCGTCTCTCTGAACAAGGCTGACACCCTCCCTCAGAGCTACTCTGCCTTCCCCAGCTCTTTGGCCAAGGCCAAGGTCACTCTGTCTGTCCCTCCAGAGGCCCCTCTTACGTGTTGCTTTTCTTCAGGGAACCAGTGGCTTTCAGCAAAGGTCGAATCACTCACCGAGGGTCTGGGACTTCTCAGGGGACTTTTCAGGGAGATGCAGGGAGGGTTTGCAGTTGACACTGGAAGGAACATCCGGAAGCCATGGGGCCCTGAGGAAGAGCTGGGCTTTCCCATCTGGGAAGTTGAGCAAAATCTTTATTTCACTCGTCCACAGGGACAAGAAGGAAGACATTCCTCTAAGCGAAGATGAGGAGCCAGAAGATCATCTGTCagctgaagaaaaaatatttttgagagagTTTCCCAGATTGAAACAAGATCTAGAAGCGAACATTAAGAAACTCTATGCCCTTGCGGAGGATGTCGACAAAAGACACAAAGCATTCACCAAGACCAGCCTGGTGGCCAACTCCGTGGCTGTCGTCTCTGGAGTTGTGTCCATCCTGGGGTTAGTCCTGGCTCCGGTGACAGGAGGAGGGAGCCTGCTACTCTCCACTGCTGGTCAAACTTTGGGGGCAGCAGCTGGAGTCACCAGCATCGTGACCGACCAGTTGGAACGCTCTCACAAGAAAAAAGCCCAAGCTCAGGTCAGCAACCTAGTGGCCAGTGAGGATGAGGCCGAGAAAGAAATCTATATCTCAGCAGCCAGCAGCATCATCTGTAATGTTGCCCGCACTGTTGACAACGTGAAGAAGAGCCTCCGTGCCTTTCAGAAAGCCAAAGCCCAGCCCCGCTTGGCCAAGGCCGCCAACCGCCTGATGACCACTGGCCACATCTCGGCCCGAAGGAGCAGGCAGGTGCAAAAGGCCTTCGGGGGCACAGCACTGGCCATGACAAAAAGTGCTCGCATGGTGGGAGGTGCACTGGCCAGCCTCAGCCTTGGCCTGGACTTGGCCGCTGCTTCGAGGGACTGGAAGCATCTGAAGGAGGGAGCAACAACAGAGCTTGCAGACGAGCTGAGGGCCCAGGCTTCAGAGCTGGAAACGAAACTGAAGGAACTCACCGAGCAATACGAGAGGCTGCAGCCCTGGGTGAGGTCAAGATTTCCCTCTCCGAGAAGGGccagggtcggggttggggggtGAACTGGGGCCTGTGGGTGTGCACGCATGCgtgcgtgtgagagagagagagagaggttgcaTGGATGTTCTTCAGGACGTGAGCATATGGTGGCCCTGGAGGCCCAAATAGTATCAAGTACACCTTGAAGCTGAGGGTGCCTGCCCTGGACAGACCTGGTCGTGCTTTCTGTTTCTCCCTCGAAAACTCCTTAAGGCCGACATGCTGGGAAAAGAGTCTCCCCAGTGTTAAATGAGAGGACCCTGAGCCACAGGGAGGGTTTGGGACTGAACTGTGTTCTctcccaaattcctatgttgaagccctgagCCCCAGCGTGGCTGCATTTAGAGATGAtgcttttgggaggtaattagggttgaATGAGGTCTTCAGGGTGGGGCCAGATCCGATGGAATTGATCTCCTTATCTGAGGAGGAGGAAACACAAGAGGGCCCTGCCTGCCACCTGAAccgaggaaaggccatgtgaggcacagggagaaggtggccctTTGCACGCCAGGAAGAAGAAAGCCCTTGCCAGGGCCCCCTCCGAACGGGCCGGTACCTtcatctgggacttccagcctccagaaatgtgagaaaatgagaaaatgattgcTCAAGTCACCCAATCtctggtattttgtcatagcggCTGAGATGACTAAGACAGGGAGGTTACGTCACTTGCcaaatgtcttagtctgttcaggctgctataacaaaacaccttagACTGGGGAagttataaacaatagaaatgtattgctcacagttctggaggctggaagtccaagatcaaggcggcggcggcagcaggtTCAGTGTCTTCTGAGAGTTCATTCTCCGCTTCACAGACGGCACCTTCGTGCCGCGTCCTCGTGTGTGAAAAGGGCAACAGCGCTCCCCCGGGGCTCTTTTACATGGGCACGAGTCCCATCCACGAGGGCCGTGCCCTCATGACTCAGTCGCCTCCTCAAAGGCCCCACCACTCAATTCTATCGTAGGGACAGAAGGAACTTTCTTTCCACCTCTTGAAGTTCCAATAATTGGAATCTTTAAAACAAGCTGGCAGTCGACAGaggaacaggagaaaaggcatgtGAAGGTATTCACGTACAAGCACACGGGAGCCACACAAAATATGAAACTCAAAAAGGGCCACATGGCTGAAGCTTACATAGCACCCTGAGCTATAGAACGACACAAAGGCCTCCCGTAGGAAGGTGGGAGGCCTGGCACAAGCCaagggaaggtgggggaggaggaagcacGTGGCCAGCAAAGGTTCTTATTGTCCAGATACAGTCTCTCCCATGACAGCCCTTAGCAGAACAGTCGGAAGAACAGGTGAGACGTCTGTCTGGGCGTGGTGTCTCAGGCATAGAGACAGTGAGTCTCCCCTCCTGCGGTACAAGGTACAAGCTAATCTCTGGTTAATGCAGACGccatgtctctgtgtctcttcctccCCCACTCCAGCAGTAATCGCCGGCTCAGATACGGGTCTGCACACAAAGGACGCCCCTGGAACCTGCCTGGCCACATTctagggggaaggagagagaggcgGAGCCCCTGCGCATCTCCCCAGCACTCGCTTCCTTCCGGACCTCGGAATCCGCATGAGTTCTCCTGGCCGCTCCGTTCAcctatctgaaaaatatttttttttcttttctgtggcttAACTGCTATTTTTAAAGTAGTGCATGgatattaaatacaatttttttttaagttcatgaaagtaaaaaaaataggaacaaacaATGCACCAACCAAGGGTAACAAGGTTGGCATTTTGGCATAGAGTTTCTTTCCTGTGCCTCCTTTGCTTTGGGTTGAAGTGCTGGCTTTAGGCCACTATGCCATTGTCATTAGACGGCCCGTGCACGGGGGACCCTCCCCTGGGGCTGCGTTACACAGTACGGGTTtctgcccccccccgccccccgtgagtttgctttttatgttttaaaatagtctCCTGACCACACATATACTCTTTTAATCAGACAATGATTGGTCATCGATCTTTCTGTTTTAAGTGTTCAAAACCTACTCAAACTGGCGGAGTTCACTGACACACGTCCTTAACTAGCTCAGGATACAGCAGGCTTCAGCTGTGTCTGGATACAGAGGATAAACATGTCGTCTGGAGTCTGTCTTTCCGCCTCCCACACAGGCTGCCGCCTCTGGGTGGCCGCACCGCCAGGTGCACTCCCAGCCCAGAGTCGAAGGGGGCGGGGCAGAAGTCCAGGGTCCGCTCTGGTTGGTCAGAACCAGGTCACAGGCCTTTGCCTCCTGTTGCTGGAACTGCCTGGGGACATGAAGGAGAAGGAGGTACAAAACCCGAAAGCAACAAGCGGTACGCTTTTGCCTCTCTCCTTTCATGAATATTTAGgtgatttcacattttttattatgcATCGTGGTAAAATGAACATCTGTGTGCCAAAAGGGTTTTGCAcgatgcagatttttttttaaaactagaatcCACAGAGTGGGATCCCTAAGATAAAGGCGACAGCCTcctagaggaagaggagggaggactTTTCTCCCCACATTGTAACAGTAAAATAGATCATGAGCAgtttagaaaagatttttaaagtgtaGGGGAAAGAGAGCCACTATCAACATTTTGGGGTACAGCCTGCTGgtctttattttatgaatcttAGGATCTAGGGGTTTTAAATAGTTGTAATCCCGTGTCTGCGCaattttatttcctgcttttgTTTCTCTCATTTCCTTGTTCTTACAATTATTTCTTAAGCATAACTGAAGATAACATGCTAGCATTACTAACGTAACTAAACAGCTTTCCCTGcatttaataatgttttcttagTGTTTGGAAATCCTTAAGTGTAGGAACATTCGTAACGTTCTGAATAAACATTATCAGtaataatgcctggcacaaaatacTCACCGAGCTTGTGGTTCTGTTTGTCTTGTGGAATGGCGGGGCGGTGGGGGGAGAATGGGGATTTGAGACTCATCTCTGACACTCACTTGCTGGGTCCCACTGCTGAGGTTTGGTTTTCTCAGCCGTGAAGTAAATGTAGCCTGAATGAAATACAGAACTCCACCTGGGCCGGGATTTACAGTGTCACAGCGGTCTGGGAGGAAAAATACCCTTGAAAAATTCCCAGCGCTTACTAAAGCCCTTGAGCTGAGTTCTAAGGGCTCAGGagacttcctcctttcctctttacCTGCTTCTCCCATTCTCAAACTTTCTCCCATGCAGGGCGGGAGCTCTGGAACAGACGcccactctcccctctccccagcccctcacgTCCTTCCTGCTGCAGCCCAAGCAGcgctgccccctcccctcatGCGACACCTTCGCCCCCAGGCCGCTCTCATCACAGTCGGCTTTTCCGACCCAGGCCCTCCTGTGCCACCTGGAATTCTGAGGAACAAATGCTTTCACCTCATTCTATCTGCCCGCCAGGCACTCAGGGCAACCCCACCCCCGCCActgtcctcctctcccttctggcTTGAGCAGGATTCTTCAGGGCTGGCTCTGGAGTGGCACAAGCCCGGCCACCACGGTCAGTCAGAACAGGATACACCCATCAGCCCCGAGATGCAGTCTACGTTTCAGAAAGGTGAGGCAGAGGCACCCCATTCACGCCCTCATGGGGACGGTCCGCTAGTAGCGACCCCTTGACACCACCACCAACCCAAGTGTAAGGCTTTTCCAAAAGTGTCGGGGCTGCCAAAGTGGCCAGTGAATTTGTCCCACCCGTGCTGAGGGCTGGGACAGCAGCACACATCGTCAGCAGTCCTGCTCAGGACCCTCCCTCCCGTACTGGACGCAAATTAGGCACCCCGGTCCTCAAGCTGAACCCTGGGCTGGCTGGGGAAGAGGGCGAGTCCCTGACGGGGCTTGAGAACCCCCAATTATCCAGCTCCATCAGTGCCTGACTagcagggggtggtggtggggactAAAGACACAGTCATACGCCCCCTGCTAGCTGAATGGACCCCTCTCGGCCAGGCggaccccagaaacaccttaaaactgagttcccagccatgacaggatgggagagagaaagagcaattaCATGTGTATGATTtcccttcatgaatattcatgactcctcctagaGCTTATTGAATATGTATATCTGACCACCCCAactcagtataaaatcctgttgccttttgtctcttctttgaagcacactgcctggcttctggccgcggctctgcttcccagcctaTCGAGTGACCGCCCAACAGGCTGCTACCCCTTATGAGAACCGAAGCTctccttcttccaaagtataaacCTCATTAACTAAGTAATGTGCTTTAGTTAACAGTGGCCTCACGGGGCCAAAGAACCTTCATGTGTCAATCCGGCTCTCTCGGGTCAACTCTCGCCAACCCTGAGCTTTGGGTGGCCCGTGAGTGTGTGATGACACGCAAGCTGTTCTCCGCTATAAATCAGACTCACTCACAATGACAAGAAAACCACAAGGCCACTGTGTTCCAGTCAGTGCACAAGGGCACATTCAAACAAACAGCTGTCTgggagaaagaatatttgaaagcaATTTGAACCCTCCCTTGGCCtctcaaaaacatgaaaaagtttGTGGTGAGGCGGAAAGGGGAAGATGAGTGTGTATTCTTTTTGTCATtgtggttaatttttcttttatattttactttctgaGTTCCTTATAACTATATTGAAAACAAGGATGTGTCTCATATTTCTCTGTACCCTATAGCAGAATGCTGTGTAAGTACTAGGGGTTCTGAAGGGATTGGATAATACTGATTTATTTAACTGCTTTGTTGTTGAGGTCTGACTGACAAGAAGCTGTAGATATTTAGAGTGTACAACCTGATGTGTTTGGAGGTAAGTTTTGCACCAGGCAACCACCAAACCATCCTCGTTATCAAAGCCATAAACTTACCCACTGCCTGGGAAAGCTTCCTCCTGCCCCCTTAGGTTTTCTCCCCTCTTGCGGTAAGAGCGCTTAAtctaagatctaccctcttagccaATGCTTAAGTATACAATACGGTACTATTAATCACGGACCTTACattgtacagtagatctctggGTATTTACTGTGCAtatgaaactttgtacccttttaCCAACACctctccatttctccctccccacagaccctgcaaccacccttctactctgCTTTATGTGtgtgactattttagattccacatgtaagtgacaTCACGTAGCacttgtctttctgttcctggctcaTTTTGCTTGCATAACGTCCTCCCGGTCCTTACATGTTgcagcaaatggcaggatctcctccTTTTGCAAGGCAGCATAGTGTTCCATTCCACGTGAGTGCCACATTTTCCTTACCTGTTTTCCCACCAATGAGCATCTAAGTTGTTTcacatcttggctactgtgaacagGGCTACAGTGAACGTAGGAGTGCAGAAATCTCTTCATGATCCAGGTTTCAATTCTTctggatacatacccagaagtaggattgctggatcacactataattctatttttaattttttgaggaacctctgaTTTCCTAttaccaatttacattccaacCAGCAACATACAAGGgtcccaatttctccatatcctcaccaatgcttgctgtcttttgtcttttttacagTAGCCAACGTAACGGGTgtggggtgatatctcattgtggttttgatttgcatttctctgaggatGGGTGATGCTGActaccttttcatatacctgttggtcatttagGTATCATCTTTGAAGAAACGTCTATTCAggtcccttgcccattttttaaattggatttttgttgcttgttttttttttttttcttttttcttttttttgcttttgagttgtAGGAATTTCTTATACATTTTGATAACACTGATATctgataacactaacactgatATTTGATAATCTGATAAcacattatcagatatatggtctgaaaatattttctcccattctgtagactgCCTTTTCACTTTGTGAATTGTTTCCttcgctgtgcagaagctttttagtttgatgtaaacTCACATGTCGATGTTTAATTTTGTTGCCAGTGCTTTGATGTcacatccaagaaatcattggCCAGTGCAATGTCTAGAAGTTTTTATCTATGTTTTCTCTTATgagttttattgtttcaggtctacatttagatttttaagtccatcttgagttgatttttgtgtatggtgtgtcTTAGTCCATCTTCTGTTGCTGTAACTgtataccacagactgagtaatttacaaagaatagAGGTTGATgcagctcacagttctggaggctgggaagtccaagaataCTGGCCTCGCAGaaagagtttggaagtatttcctcttgttctattttttggaagagtttaagattcatgttaattcttctttaaatgtttggtagaattcacctgcGAAGCCACTTGATCCtagatttttctttgttgggagtttTCGGAGTATT is a window from the Eulemur rufifrons isolate Redbay chromosome 16, OSU_ERuf_1, whole genome shotgun sequence genome containing:
- the LOC138396805 gene encoding apolipoprotein L6-like isoform X1 gives rise to the protein MDLASHCTGDKKEDIPLSEDEEPEDHLSAEEKIFLREFPRLKQDLEANIKKLYALAEDVDKRHKAFTKTSLVANSVAVVSGVVSILGLVLAPVTGGGSLLLSTAGQTLGAAAGVTSIVTDQLERSHKKKAQAQVSNLVASEDEAEKEIYISAASSIICNVARTVDNVKKSLRAFQKAKAQPRLAKAANRLMTTGHISARRSRQVQKAFGGTALAMTKSARMVGGALASLSLGLDLAAASRDWKHLKEGATTELADELRAQASELETKLKELTEQYERLQPWVRSRFPSPRRARVGVGG
- the LOC138396805 gene encoding apolipoprotein L6-like isoform X2, producing the protein MDLASHCTGDKKEDIPLSEDEEPEDHLSAEEKIFLREFPRLKQDLEANIKKLYALAEDVDKRHKAFTKTSLVANSVAVVSGVVSILGLVLAPVTGGGSLLLSTAGQTLGAAAGVTSIVTDQLERSHKKKAQAQVSNLVASEDEAEKEIYISAASSIICNVARTVDNVKKSLRAFQKAKAQPRLAKAANRLMTTGHISARRSRQVQKAFGGTALAMTKSARMVGGALASLSLGLDLAAASRDWKHLKEGATTELADELRAQASELETKLKELTEQYERLQPWQ
- the LOC138396805 gene encoding apolipoprotein L6-like isoform X3 encodes the protein MDLASHCTGDKKEDIPLSEDEEPEDHLSAEEKIFLREFPRLKQDLEANIKKLYALAEDVDKRHKAFTKTSLVANSVAVVSGVVSILGLVLAPVTGGGSLLLSTAGQTLGAAAGVTSIVTDQLERSHKKKAQAQVSNLVASEDEAEKEIYISAASSIICNVARTVDNVKKSLRAFQKAKAQPRLAKAANRLMTTGHISARRSRQVQKAFGGTALAMTKSARMVGGALASLSLGLDLAAASRDWKHLKEGATTELADELRAQASELETKLKELTEQYERLQPW